One genomic segment of Chelonia mydas isolate rCheMyd1 chromosome 1, rCheMyd1.pri.v2, whole genome shotgun sequence includes these proteins:
- the LOC114020423 gene encoding uncharacterized protein LOC114020423 isoform X2 — protein sequence MNALVKCMADRQEVLEGRFRSNMNALVKCMADRQEVLEGRFRELSRMVSAEEFHQKEEECEKLKEQKGVLEQKLDHVLANAMSSHKFSENLNDPCRLSAVLEMYDKLTTLEWQKVKCAARFSTFPMTYEDGSTIIKTVFSKCEEELSQKQEKIFEPLEIPVSKKTTSPFDSQQLIPGLAREIKNHLKNLYFNYGEDYYQDKIWPAPSCDQQMFQPLVKFTAECYKIYCLLLLQNPPIKAVWHTEERNLISCIQHVDNKNVEDRMPLNFLWPVLVCGEELIRKGVIYG from the exons ATGAATGCTCTAGTTAAATGTATGGCGGATCGCCAAGAGGTTTTGGAAGGAAGATTCAG AAGTAACATGAATGCTCTAGTTAAATGTATGGCGGATCGCCAAGAGGTTTTGGAAGGAAGATTCAG GGAACTTTCCAGAATGGTCAGCGCAGAAGAGTTTCATCAGAAGGAGGAAGAATGTGAAAAGCTGAAGGAACAGAAAGGAGTCTTGGAGCAAAA ATTGGACCATGTCTTGGCCAATGCAATGAGCAGCCATAAGTTCTCTGAGAATTTGAATGACCCCTGTCGATTATCAGCTGTGCTGGAGATGTACGACAAGCTCACGACACTTGAATGGCAGAAAGTCAAATGTGCTGCAAGATTCTCCACCTTTCCAATGACGTATGAAGACGGTAGCACCATAATTAAG ACTGTGTTTTCCAAATGTGAAGAAGAGCTGtcacaaaaacaggagaaaatttTTGAACCCCTTGAGATTCCAGTTTCAAAGAAAACTACAAGCCCCTTTGACAGCCAACAG TTGATCCCTGGGCTGGCAAGAGAGATAAAGAATcaccttaaaaatctctattttAACTATGGAGAAGACTATTACCAAGACAAGATTTGG CCTGCTCCTTCTTGTGATCAACAGATGTTTCAGCCACTTGTAAAGTTCACAGCAGAGTGCTACAAAATTTACTGTTTGTTGCTTCTTCAGAACCCGCCCATTAAAGCTGTGTGGCACACAGAGGAAAGAAACCTAATCTCTTGCATACAGCACGTGGACAATAAAAACGTGGAGGATAGGATGCCATTAAACTTTCTGTGGCCCGTGCTGGTCTGTGGGGAAGAGCTAATTAGAAAGGGTGTAATCTATGGTTAA
- the LOC114020423 gene encoding uncharacterized protein LOC114020423 isoform X3: MNALVKCMADRQEVLEGRFRELSRMVSAEEFHQKEEECEKLKEQKGVLEQKLDHVLANAMSSHKFSENLNDPCRLSAVLEMYDKLTTLEWQKVKCAARFSTFPMTYEDGSTIIKTVFSKCEEELSQKQEKIFEPLEIPVSKKTTSPFDSQQLIPGLAREIKNHLKNLYFNYGEDYYQDKIWPAPSCDQQMFQPLVKFTAECYKIYCLLLLQNPPIKAVWHTEERNLISCIQHVDNKNVEDRMPLNFLWPVLVCGEELIRKGVIYG; the protein is encoded by the exons ATGAATGCTCTAGTTAAATGTATGGCGGATCGCCAAGAGGTTTTGGAAGGAAGATTCAG GGAACTTTCCAGAATGGTCAGCGCAGAAGAGTTTCATCAGAAGGAGGAAGAATGTGAAAAGCTGAAGGAACAGAAAGGAGTCTTGGAGCAAAA ATTGGACCATGTCTTGGCCAATGCAATGAGCAGCCATAAGTTCTCTGAGAATTTGAATGACCCCTGTCGATTATCAGCTGTGCTGGAGATGTACGACAAGCTCACGACACTTGAATGGCAGAAAGTCAAATGTGCTGCAAGATTCTCCACCTTTCCAATGACGTATGAAGACGGTAGCACCATAATTAAG ACTGTGTTTTCCAAATGTGAAGAAGAGCTGtcacaaaaacaggagaaaatttTTGAACCCCTTGAGATTCCAGTTTCAAAGAAAACTACAAGCCCCTTTGACAGCCAACAG TTGATCCCTGGGCTGGCAAGAGAGATAAAGAATcaccttaaaaatctctattttAACTATGGAGAAGACTATTACCAAGACAAGATTTGG CCTGCTCCTTCTTGTGATCAACAGATGTTTCAGCCACTTGTAAAGTTCACAGCAGAGTGCTACAAAATTTACTGTTTGTTGCTTCTTCAGAACCCGCCCATTAAAGCTGTGTGGCACACAGAGGAAAGAAACCTAATCTCTTGCATACAGCACGTGGACAATAAAAACGTGGAGGATAGGATGCCATTAAACTTTCTGTGGCCCGTGCTGGTCTGTGGGGAAGAGCTAATTAGAAAGGGTGTAATCTATGGTTAA